A segment of the bacterium genome:
ACAAAAGATGTCAAGCATTATTAGTGACTACATTGTGGAGGAATTTTTTTCGCCTTTCCGGGCCGATAAAGCCGACATGCAAAGAGTTTTCGAATCAGGAATGCTCGAAGTTCAGCGGGAACTTCGGCCTAGAGGACCAAGAGTCGATTTCCCTGGTGCCGTACACCACGTTTACGCCCGCGGAATTGAAAAACGCCCAATTTATCTCGACGATGTGGATCGGAAAACTTTCCTTGACCGCATCGGGAAAAATCTGCCGAAATGGGGGATGCGCTGCCTCGCATGGTCTCTGATGCCGAATCACTTTCACCTTCTATTACAAAGCGATAAGGGATACCTTTCTTCTTTCATGCACTGCTTGCTGACGGGATATTCGATTCGGTTCAACGGGCGACACCAGCGTGTAGGGCACCTCTTCCAGAATCGCTACAAATCACCGGTAGTTTGCAAGGATGGCTATTTTCGTGATGTCGTCCGGTACATCCATCTCAATCCCGTCCGTTCGGAAATCGTACGATCCATTGACGAGCTTGAGGAGTATCCCTGGACGGGTCACCGCCGCATCATCAGAGGTGGTCCGCCCGCTTGGCAGGACACTGGCCTGATAAAATTGGAATTTGACGATCCCCGGGACGCGACTGGATGGGTACGAATGTATCGGGATTATATCGAGAAAATACCAGATGGAACGTTTGATGCGTACGTCTTTGAAGATGGGATTACGGAATGGGACGTGACCCCACCTGCTTCGATTGGCCTCCAAGAGTACATGAAATCGGATTCATACAAAGTCTTTGCCGATCTTCTCCAGCGGATTGCGGCGGCGAATGGCATCCCTGCAACAGAGGTGTGCGGCGGCAGGGGATACACAGCGGTACGGGCCCGAAGAACGCTCCTTCGGGAATGCAAATCGCGCTTGAATATATCCATCGTCCAACTTTCCCGTTGGCTCGGAGTTTCTCAAAGTGCCGCACGGTACTTGTTGAATTCCGACAATTGCGACTTGAGGTGAATCGAGTAAGGTTTGTCCCTGTTCAACGGGAGATCTGAGGAACGTCCCTGTTCGACGGTAGTTCGCAGGAACGTCCCTGTTCTGCGGCTCAGGTGGTGATCTTCCGCGTCACGACCAGGAAGGCGGAGTGGGAGAACATCCACTGGACCGGGCGGACGGAGTTCCCCTTCACGTGCCAGGGGCGCAGGATCACCTCGAACGTCTCCGGCTCCGCGAAGCCGCCCTCCTCCAGGTACCGGTCGCACAGTTGCTTCACCTGGATCGTGGAGGGGAGGTAGGAGAGCACGATCCCCCCGGGGGCGAGCGCCTCCCGCGCGTGGGGGACCGCCCGCCACGGCTCCGGCAGGTCGAGGATGATCCGGTCCACCTCCCGCTCGTCGATCCCAAGGTAGATGTCCCGCCGCTTCACCTCGTGGTTATCGCACTCGCCGAGGTAGCGCCGGACGGTGCCCGCACCGCTCTCCGCGAAATCCTCCCGGATCTCGTACGAGACCACCTTCCCCGTCGGGCCGACCGCCTCCAGCAGCTTGATGGTGAGGGCTCCCCACCCGATCCCCGCCTCGATCACCGTGGCCCCGGGGAAGACGTCCGCCCACATCAGGATCGCCCCCGTGTCCTTCGGGTAGATGATCTGCGCGTGCCGCTTCTGATTCATGATGAACTGCATGTAAGTGGGGCGGAAGGCGCGGTACTCGCTCCCC
Coding sequences within it:
- a CDS encoding tRNA (adenine-N1)-methyltransferase; amino-acid sequence: MTVGRRVRRGPFREGEDILLISPKGEEHLVTLTPGKAFGTHKGNLPHDDLIGKEDGGRAWTAMGSEYRAFRPTYMQFIMNQKRHAQIIYPKDTGAILMWADVFPGATVIEAGIGWGALTIKLLEAVGPTGKVVSYEIREDFAESGAGTVRRYLGECDNHEVKRRDIYLGIDEREVDRIILDLPEPWRAVPHAREALAPGGIVLSYLPSTIQVKQLCDRYLEEGGFAEPETFEVILRPWHVKGNSVRPVQWMFSHSAFLVVTRKITT
- a CDS encoding transposase gives rise to the protein QKMSSIISDYIVEEFFSPFRADKADMQRVFESGMLEVQRELRPRGPRVDFPGAVHHVYARGIEKRPIYLDDVDRKTFLDRIGKNLPKWGMRCLAWSLMPNHFHLLLQSDKGYLSSFMHCLLTGYSIRFNGRHQRVGHLFQNRYKSPVVCKDGYFRDVVRYIHLNPVRSEIVRSIDELEEYPWTGHRRIIRGGPPAWQDTGLIKLEFDDPRDATGWVRMYRDYIEKIPDGTFDAYVFEDGITEWDVTPPASIGLQEYMKSDSYKVFADLLQRIAAANGIPATEVCGGRGYTAVRARRTLLRECKSRLNISIVQLSRWLGVSQSAARYLLNSDNCDLR